A genomic region of Zea mays cultivar B73 chromosome 6, Zm-B73-REFERENCE-NAM-5.0, whole genome shotgun sequence contains the following coding sequences:
- the LOC100281406 gene encoding potassium channel AKT2/3 → MKNNPSFENTCSAAAGGSGSGSFNVRNLSKVILPPLGGPSGQSQSHGGSDKWVISPLDSRYRWWDTLMVVLVAYSAWVYPFEVAFMNASPKGGLEVADMVVDLFFAVDIVLTFFVAYIDPRTQLLVRDRKKITLRYLSTFFIMDVASTIPFQSLAYLITGEVRENAAYSMLGVLRLWRLRRVKQLFTRLEKDIRFSYFWIRSARLIAVTLFLVHCAGCLYYLIADRYPDREKTWIGAVNPNFRQASLRIRYISSVYWSITTMTTVGYGDLHAQNTVEMIFNIFYMLFNLGLTAYLIGNMTNLVVEGTRRTMEFRNSVRTASSFVGRNHLPPRLKQQILAYMCLKFRAESLNQQQLMDQLPKSICKSICEHLFVPVVKDVYLFKGVSREMLLSLATKMKPEYIPPKEDVIVQNEAPDDVYVVVSGEVEVVLFDGVDERVEATLGTRNIFGEVSALSDRPQAPFTFRTRTLSQLLRLKQATLKEAMQSWPDDSVIIIKNYVKHQVEMHGMKADDSLGDNTSEHDDDANVLTVAAMGNSGLLEDLLRAGKDADVGDAMGRTALHIAASKGYEDCVLVLLKHACNANIRDAQGNTAMWNAIAAGHHKIFNILYHSARASNPHAGGDVMCLATRRGDLDALRELLKLGLDVDSEDHDGATALRVAMAEGHADAARFLITNGASVDKASLDDDGSGSGAARLTMSPTELHELLQKRELVHSITITDSPPVVPDGGSSGHSRPGRLQSTGSDNTRWPRVSIYRGHPFLRNRSSEAGKLINLPATMEEFIAVVGEKLKVDTEKALIVNDEGAEVDSIDVIRDNDKLFVVTEEDLTRLAPMDSVPSS, encoded by the exons ATGAAGAACAACCCGAGCTTCGAGAACACGTGCAGCGCCGCCGCCGGCGGGTCCGGCTCTGGCTCCTTCAACGTCCGGAACCTGTCCAAGGTCATCCTCCCGCCGCTCGGCGGGCCGTCCGGCCAGAGCCAGTCCCATGGCGGGTCGGACAAGTGGGTCATCTCGCCGCTCGACTCCAGATACAG GTGGTGGGACACGTTGATGGTAGTCCTGGTGGCGTACTCGGCGTGGGTGTACCCGTTCGAGGTGGCCTTCATGAACGCGTCCCCGAAGGGCGGGCTGGAGGTGGCGGACATGGTCGTGGACCTCTTCTTCGCCGTCGACATCGTGCTCACCTTCTTCGTCGCCTACATCGACCCCAGGACCCAGCTGCTCGTCCGCGACAGGAAGAAGATAACCCTCAG GTACCTGTCGACGTTCTTCATCATGGACGTGGCATCGACGATCCCGTTCCAGAGCCTTGCCTACCTCATCACCGGCGAGGTCAGGGAGAACGCCGCGTACAGCATGCTGGGCGTCCTACGCCTCTGGCGGCTCCGCAGGGTCAAGCAGTTGTTCACCAGGCTCGAGAAAGACATCCGCTTCAGCTACTTCTGGATCCGCAGCGCGCGTCTAATCGCG GTGACCTTGTTCCTGGTCCACTGCGCCGGGTGCCTGTACTACCTGATCGCCGACCGGTACCCGGACAGGGAGAAGACGTGGATCGGCGCGGTGAACCCCAACTTCCGGCAGGCTAGTCTGCGGATCCGCTACATCTCCTCCGTCTACTGGTCCATCACCACCATGACCACAGTCGGCTACGGCGACCTGCACGCCCAGAACACCGTCGAGATGATCTTCAACATATTCTACATGCTCTTCAACCTCGGGCTCACCGCCTACCTCATCGGCAACATGACCAACCTCGTCGTCGAGGGCACCCGCCGCACTATGGAGTTT AGGAACAGCGTAAGGACAGCGTCGAGTTTCGTGGGCCGGAACCACCTGCCGCCGCGGCTGAAGCAGCAGATCCTGGCCTACATGTGCCTCAAGTTCAGGGCGGAGAGCCTGAACCAGCAGCAGCTCATGGACCAGCTGCCCAAGTCCATCTGCAAGAGCATCTGCGAGCACCTCTTCGTGCCGGTCGTCAAGGATGTCTACCTGTTCAAGGGTGTCTCAAGGGAAATGCTGCTGTCCCTGGCCACCAAGATGAAGCCGGAGTACATCCCGCCCAAGGAAGACGTGATCGTGCAGAACGAGGCTCCGGACGACGTGTACGTCGTCGTCTCTGGCGAGGTGGAGGTCGTACTGTTCGACGGCGTCGACGAGCGGGTGGAGGCGACGCTGGGGACGCGCAACATCTTCGGCGAGGTGAGCGCGCTGAGCGACCGGCCGCAGGCGCCCTTCACGTTCCGGACGAGGACGCTGAGCCAGCTGCTGCGGCTGAAGCAGGCCACGCTCAAGGAGGCCATGCAGAGCTGGCCCGACGACAGCGTCATCATCATCAAGAATTACGTCAAG CATCAGGTCGAGATGCATGGCATGAAAGCCGATGACTCGCTGGGAGACAACACTAGCGAGCACGACGACGACGCGAATGTGCTCACAGTCGCCGCGATGGGAAACAGCGGCTTACTCGAAGACCTCCTCAGGGCAGGGAAGGACGCTGACGTCGGTGACGCCATGGGCAGAACAGCATTG CACATCGCGGCGTCTAAGGGGTACGAGGACTGCGTGCTGGTGCTGCTCAAGCACGCGTGCAACGCCAACATCAGGGACGCGCAGGGCAACACGGCGATGTGGAACGCCATCGCGGCGGGGCACCACAAGATCTTCAACATCCTGTACCACTCCGCGCGCGCGTCGAACCCTCACGCCGGCGGAGACGTCATGTGCCTCGCCACGCGGCGCGGCGACCTCGACGCGCTCCGGGAGCTCCTCAAGCTCGGCCTTGACGTGGACTCGGAGGACCACGATGGCGCCACTGCGCTGCGCGTCGCGATGGCCGAGGGCCACGCGGACGCGGCAAGGTTCCTGATCACGAACGGGGCCAGCGTGGACAAGGCGAGCCTCGACGACGACGGCTCCGGCTCCGGCGCCGCGCGGCTTACAATGTCGCCGACAGAGCTGCACGAGCTGCTGCAGAAGCGGGAGCTCGTCCACTCGATAACCATCACTGACTCGCCACCGGTGGTCCCGGACGGCGGCTCGTCGGGGCACAGCCGTCCGGGCAGATTACAGAGCACAGGCTCGGACAACACGCGCTGGCCTCGGGTGAGCATATACAGGGGCCACCCGTTCCTCAGAAACCGCAGCTCTGAAGCTGGCAAGCTGATCAATCTGCCAGCCACCATGGAAGAATTCATAGCCGTCGTCG GTGAGAAATTGAAGGTTGATACGGAGAAGGCGCTGATTGTGAACGACGAAGGAGCGGAGGTCGACTCGATCGACGTGATCCGGGACAACGACAAGCTGTTCGTGGTCACCGAAGAAGATCTGACGCGGCTGGCACCAATGGACTCGGTGCCTTCGTCATAG
- the LOC100281406 gene encoding potassium channel AKT2/3 isoform X1, protein MDVASTIPFQSLAYLITGEVRENAAYSMLGVLRLWRLRRVKQLFTRLEKDIRFSYFWIRSARLIAVTLFLVHCAGCLYYLIADRYPDREKTWIGAVNPNFRQASLRIRYISSVYWSITTMTTVGYGDLHAQNTVEMIFNIFYMLFNLGLTAYLIGNMTNLVVEGTRRTMEFRNSVRTASSFVGRNHLPPRLKQQILAYMCLKFRAESLNQQQLMDQLPKSICKSICEHLFVPVVKDVYLFKGVSREMLLSLATKMKPEYIPPKEDVIVQNEAPDDVYVVVSGEVEVVLFDGVDERVEATLGTRNIFGEVSALSDRPQAPFTFRTRTLSQLLRLKQATLKEAMQSWPDDSVIIIKNYVKHQVEMHGMKADDSLGDNTSEHDDDANVLTVAAMGNSGLLEDLLRAGKDADVGDAMGRTALHIAASKGYEDCVLVLLKHACNANIRDAQGNTAMWNAIAAGHHKIFNILYHSARASNPHAGGDVMCLATRRGDLDALRELLKLGLDVDSEDHDGATALRVAMAEGHADAARFLITNGASVDKASLDDDGSGSGAARLTMSPTELHELLQKRELVHSITITDSPPVVPDGGSSGHSRPGRLQSTGSDNTRWPRVSIYRGHPFLRNRSSEAGKLINLPATMEEFIAVVGEKLKVDTEKALIVNDEGAEVDSIDVIRDNDKLFVVTEEDLTRLAPMDSVPSS, encoded by the exons ATGGACGTGGCATCGACGATCCCGTTCCAGAGCCTTGCCTACCTCATCACCGGCGAGGTCAGGGAGAACGCCGCGTACAGCATGCTGGGCGTCCTACGCCTCTGGCGGCTCCGCAGGGTCAAGCAGTTGTTCACCAGGCTCGAGAAAGACATCCGCTTCAGCTACTTCTGGATCCGCAGCGCGCGTCTAATCGCG GTGACCTTGTTCCTGGTCCACTGCGCCGGGTGCCTGTACTACCTGATCGCCGACCGGTACCCGGACAGGGAGAAGACGTGGATCGGCGCGGTGAACCCCAACTTCCGGCAGGCTAGTCTGCGGATCCGCTACATCTCCTCCGTCTACTGGTCCATCACCACCATGACCACAGTCGGCTACGGCGACCTGCACGCCCAGAACACCGTCGAGATGATCTTCAACATATTCTACATGCTCTTCAACCTCGGGCTCACCGCCTACCTCATCGGCAACATGACCAACCTCGTCGTCGAGGGCACCCGCCGCACTATGGAGTTT AGGAACAGCGTAAGGACAGCGTCGAGTTTCGTGGGCCGGAACCACCTGCCGCCGCGGCTGAAGCAGCAGATCCTGGCCTACATGTGCCTCAAGTTCAGGGCGGAGAGCCTGAACCAGCAGCAGCTCATGGACCAGCTGCCCAAGTCCATCTGCAAGAGCATCTGCGAGCACCTCTTCGTGCCGGTCGTCAAGGATGTCTACCTGTTCAAGGGTGTCTCAAGGGAAATGCTGCTGTCCCTGGCCACCAAGATGAAGCCGGAGTACATCCCGCCCAAGGAAGACGTGATCGTGCAGAACGAGGCTCCGGACGACGTGTACGTCGTCGTCTCTGGCGAGGTGGAGGTCGTACTGTTCGACGGCGTCGACGAGCGGGTGGAGGCGACGCTGGGGACGCGCAACATCTTCGGCGAGGTGAGCGCGCTGAGCGACCGGCCGCAGGCGCCCTTCACGTTCCGGACGAGGACGCTGAGCCAGCTGCTGCGGCTGAAGCAGGCCACGCTCAAGGAGGCCATGCAGAGCTGGCCCGACGACAGCGTCATCATCATCAAGAATTACGTCAAG CATCAGGTCGAGATGCATGGCATGAAAGCCGATGACTCGCTGGGAGACAACACTAGCGAGCACGACGACGACGCGAATGTGCTCACAGTCGCCGCGATGGGAAACAGCGGCTTACTCGAAGACCTCCTCAGGGCAGGGAAGGACGCTGACGTCGGTGACGCCATGGGCAGAACAGCATTG CACATCGCGGCGTCTAAGGGGTACGAGGACTGCGTGCTGGTGCTGCTCAAGCACGCGTGCAACGCCAACATCAGGGACGCGCAGGGCAACACGGCGATGTGGAACGCCATCGCGGCGGGGCACCACAAGATCTTCAACATCCTGTACCACTCCGCGCGCGCGTCGAACCCTCACGCCGGCGGAGACGTCATGTGCCTCGCCACGCGGCGCGGCGACCTCGACGCGCTCCGGGAGCTCCTCAAGCTCGGCCTTGACGTGGACTCGGAGGACCACGATGGCGCCACTGCGCTGCGCGTCGCGATGGCCGAGGGCCACGCGGACGCGGCAAGGTTCCTGATCACGAACGGGGCCAGCGTGGACAAGGCGAGCCTCGACGACGACGGCTCCGGCTCCGGCGCCGCGCGGCTTACAATGTCGCCGACAGAGCTGCACGAGCTGCTGCAGAAGCGGGAGCTCGTCCACTCGATAACCATCACTGACTCGCCACCGGTGGTCCCGGACGGCGGCTCGTCGGGGCACAGCCGTCCGGGCAGATTACAGAGCACAGGCTCGGACAACACGCGCTGGCCTCGGGTGAGCATATACAGGGGCCACCCGTTCCTCAGAAACCGCAGCTCTGAAGCTGGCAAGCTGATCAATCTGCCAGCCACCATGGAAGAATTCATAGCCGTCGTCG GTGAGAAATTGAAGGTTGATACGGAGAAGGCGCTGATTGTGAACGACGAAGGAGCGGAGGTCGACTCGATCGACGTGATCCGGGACAACGACAAGCTGTTCGTGGTCACCGAAGAAGATCTGACGCGGCTGGCACCAATGGACTCGGTGCCTTCGTCATAG